A window of Lytechinus pictus isolate F3 Inbred chromosome 7, Lp3.0, whole genome shotgun sequence contains these coding sequences:
- the LOC129265547 gene encoding mitochondrial basic amino acids transporter-like, whose translation MASPLVGLTFINALVFGVQGNVQRQFDQSSLYSHFISGSLAGFVQSFICGPMELAKIKVQIDTQGKERKGKYHGSIDALRKIYRMEGFRGCYRGLMLTIARDTPGLGIYFMSYEFFCSEIAKMYADGQIGIMGLLTAGGLSGMSSWVCTYSFDVFKTRLQAEGLDGQNKYRGSIDVIQKSIRNEGIRVINKGLGTQLLRAFPTNAAIFTCATLSLELMGQTSNNSNGRQG comes from the coding sequence ATGGCTTCTCCGCTGGTAGGTCTCACGTTCATAAACGCTCTAGTGTTCGGTGTACAGGGTAATGTACAACGGCAGTTTGACCAATCTTCTCTCTATAGCCATTTTATTTCTGGAAGTCTTGCTGGATTTGTGCAATCCTTTATATGTGGGCCAATGGAACTCGCCAAAATAAAGGTACAGATAGATACACAAGgcaaggaaaggaaaggaaaataccATGGATCTATTGACGCCCTGCGGAAGATCTACAGGATGGAAGGGTTTCGAGGATGCTACCGTGGTCTTATGTTGACCATTGCAAGAGACACACCTGGTTTAGGTATCTACTTCATGTCATATGAGTTCTTCTGTAGTGAAATAGCCAAGATGTATGCCGATGGTCAGATCGGAATCATGGGACTTCTGACTGCTGGCGGTCTTAGTGGTATGAGCTCTTGGGTTTGTACGTACAGCTTTGATGTTTTTAAGACAAGGCTTCAAGCTGAAGGGTTGGATGGGCAGAACAAGTACAGAGGTAGCATCGATGTCATACAGAAGAGTATCCGCAATGAAGGAATACGGGTCATCAACAAGGGACTCGGTACACAGCTCCTGAGAGCATTTCCTACCAATGCTGCAATATTCACCTGCGCAACATTATCACTTGAACTAATGGGACAGACAAGTAACAATAGTAATGGAAGACAGGGTTGA